GGACCTTGGGATACTCCGTCCCATAACCTGCTTTGATGGCTCTGAAGTAATCTCATACCACGGTGGAGTTCTAAACAGCACAATCAGATACCGCAACAAGAAACTGGCAGAGTTTCAGAGAGCGCTAAGCAGGTGCAAAAAAGACTCCAGAAGATACAGAAAACTGCTGAAAGCCAAAAGAAGGATGCTTCAACGAGCAGGGAACAAGATAAGAGACATACTGCACAAGATAACAAGCAACTTCATCGGGTTGTGCCTGCAAAAAGAAATCGGAACCATCGTGATTGGAGACGTCACAAACATCAGAGAAAATGCAAAAGGAAACGACAACTTCAACCAGAAACTTCATCAATGGCTTTACAGGAAAACGATCGAGATGATAACCTACAAGGCAGAGCTGTTCGGGATTGAGGTAAAGATGGTTTCTGAAGCATACACTAGCAAGGAATGTCCTGTATGTGGTAGCAGGAACCATCCGAATGGTCGAAATTACAGATGTGGAGAATGCGGATTCAGCTATCACAGGGACGGAGTGGGAGCGATAAACATTTGGCGAAGGTATCTTGGGAGAAAGTCCCAAGTAGTAGCGGTGTTGGCACCCGCCAGAGGTGTGAGGTTCAACCCGCACCTCTGTGGCCATGGAGCAGTAAGCGCTCCATAGAAGGCAGCCTGAAGAGCTGCCAAGAATCCCATCCCCTTTAGGGGATCGGGAGTGTCAAAACGTATCCGTTCCTGTTTTCTCTTCTCTTGTAATGAATCTGTTTTAACTCACTTCACCTCCGCCAGCACGCTGACAGGGCCTCCGTCCAACCCTTTGAATCTCACTGGAAGTGCGATCACACGCTTTATTTTCTTTCCAACGATGGGTTCTAGATTCACATCTTCGAAAATGATAATCGGTCTTTTCCTGCTGAACTCCTTCGAAAGAAGCCACTTATGAGCAAGATACCCTTCTTTTGCTCCCGCAACAAGGGGATCAGCACTGAGAAAATCGAGCATGATCGCTTTGAGACTTGGAACTTCTTCTCTCAAGAATTTTGCGAGTTCTGGAGAGATCCCAGGGAACGAGAACCGATAGGTGGCAGGATCTTCTTTTCTGAGCCTGGAAAAGCCCGATCTGAACATGAGAAGATCTGCTCCGTTCAGGTCCACCCCTTTTAGATCTTCTATTGTGAAGAGTTCCGTGGGGGCTTTTTCTTTGCTCACAAGCACGGGGTGATCGAACACGAAGTACTCGAGCGGAACTTCATCCAAAGTCCAGCCATCTTTGCAGAAGTGAAACGGAGCATCCACATGGGTTCCTGTGTGAGAGAAGTGGTGGATCATCGTTGTGTTAACAATGTCTCCCTGCTCGATCCTATCCGTCGGCTCAAAATAAGTTGGGGGGTTGTCTGGATACTTTATCATTTTCTCTTCTATGGGGTAAGATAGTTCTATGAACACACCTTTCACTTCCCTTTCAAGGAGGTTCAGACTATGGAGTTTCTCATCTACAGTTTACCAGAGGATGTCATCAGAGAGGAAACGCTGGGAAACTTTTCCACTGCTTTGAAGCTGATCGATGAGTTTTTGAAGAAAGACCTTCCATCACTTCAACGCAAAAGACTCATCTATGAGAAAGAAAGAATTGAAAGGCTACTCGAAAATTATCCTTTCGATGAAAGAGAAGCACTTGAAAAACTCAAAGAGATGTTTAAAGACTTTTCCGAAGAAGAGTTTCGCCGTCTTCTGAAAGAAGGCGTTCTTGACTACATAGTTGTAGATGGAAAGAGACGATTCGAAAGGCGCTTCTTTCACAATCTTATCTTTGTAAAACCAGAGTACAAAGAAAAACTTAAGAAAAAGGATGAAAAAGGCGAAAAAGCCCGAGAGATCCTTCATGATCGTCTGGAGCGTCTCATAAGAGGTGAAAAACCTAAGGAATACCTTGTGAAGGCAAGGATCACCCTGAGATTGAAGAAAGCTTCTTCCAGGAACCGTGTCTGGCTTCCGTTCCCCAAAGAGGGTTTCCAAACCAAAAACGTAAAACTTCTGCGGGCAAGTCACAAGGAGTTCTATCTGGCGCCGAACAATGTTCCACAGAGAACGATATACTTCGAAGGAAACGACACCGTTTACTTCGTGGAGTTCGAGTACACCGTGAGGGAGTGGACAAGCCGTATCAACCCCGAAACGGTCGAAGAACCCAAGCGTTTCAAAGAATTCCTGAAGGAAGAGCCTCCTCACATCGTCTTCACACCGAAACTCAGGTGGTTCACCGAAACAGTGGTGGGAAGCGAGAAAAATCCGTATCTCAAAGCGAAAAAGATCTATGACTGGATTACACTCAACGTAAGATACTCTTATGTGAAACCGTACGCTCTCTATGAGAACATCACAGACTTTGTGGTGGACAATCTGAAAGGCGATTGTGGTTTCCAGGCTCTTTTGTTCATAACGATGTGCAGAATAGCAGGAATTCCGGCAAGGTGGCAGTCTGGATGGTACATAAACCCAGTCTTTGCCTCCCCGCACGACTGGGCACTTTTCTACGTGGAACCTTACGGCTGGCTTCCAGCGGATCTTTCCTTTGGAGGTGCAAGAAGGGAAAAGGAACCCTTCAGGAGGTTTTACTTTGGAAACTTGGATGGTTTCAGAATGGTAGCGAACGACAATTTCATGAAAGATTTTGATCCAAAACCGCGTTACATCAGACAGGATCCCACCGACAATCAGGTGGGGGAGGCGGAAGACGAGGACGGAAGGCTTCCTTTCGAAAGTTCTCTGGAAGTTTTGAGTTTCGAGGAGGTGTGAGCGATGTCGAGGGTAGTAGATGTGAAATTCACCATCAGAAGATACGAGTACGAAAAGCCCTTCCATATAACGGGCAGCATTTCTTCCGAGAGTAAAAACGTAGAGGTTGAGATCACACTCGAGAGCGGTATCAAAGGCTACGGAGAAGCATCTCCTTCATTCAGGGTGAACGGGGAGAGAGTGGAGGCTCTTCTGGCAGTTGAAAATGTAGTGAAAGACATGATCACCGGCTTGGACGTTCGAAACTACGCAAGGATCTTTGAGATCACGGACAAGTTCTTTGCCTTTCCGAGTTTGAAGGCGGCCATTCAGTTCGCAGTGCTCGACGCTCTGGCGCAGGAACTCAGCACCCAGGTGTGTTATCTTCTTGGAGGTGCAAAGAGCGAAATAGAAACGGACAAGACAGTGGGAATAGACTCCGTAGAAAAGCGAGTGGAGGAGGCAAAGAAGATCTTCGAGGAGGGCTTCAGGGTGATAAAGGTCAAGGTGGGAGAGAACCTGAGAGAAGACATCGAGGCAATGGTGGAGATAGCAAAGGTCACAAAAGGTGCGAAGTACATCGTTGATGCGAACATGGGTTACTCTCCGAAGGAAGCTCTGGAATTTGCGAGGAAAATCTACCAGGCGGGAGTGGATGTGTCTGTCTATGAGCAACCTGTGAGGAGAGAGGATATAGACGGCCTGAAGTTTGTGAGGTTTCACTCTCCGTTTCCTGTGGCGGCGGACGAATCTGCGAGGACGAAGTTCGACGTGATGAGACTTGTGAAGGAAGAAGCAGTGGATTATGTGAACATCAAGCTCATGAAGTCCGGTATCTCTGACGCTCTTTCCATTGTGAAGATCGCAGAGGCAGCGGGGCTGAAACTCATGATAGGATGTATGGGAGAGTCCAGCCTTGGAATAAACCAGAGCGTACACTTTGCCCTTGGAACAGGTGCGTTCGATTTCCACGACCTCGACAGTCATCTGATGTTGAAGGAGAAAGAATTCAGAGGGAGATTCATCCAGGACGGTCCGAGGATGAGGGTGAGAGGAGAATGACAGTTCAGCAGTTCGTAAAGAAGCTCATAAGACTTGTAGAACTCGAGAGAAACGCCGAAATCTCCGCCATGCTCGACGAGATAAAACGTCTCTCTGGAGAGGAGAGAGAAAAGAAAGGACGCGCCATTCTTGGCCTCACAGGAAAGTTCGTGGGAGAAGAGCTTGGGTATTTCCTTGTGAGATTCGGAAGAAGAAAGGAGATAGACACAGAAATCGGGGTGGGGGACCTCGTTCTCATAAGCAAAGGCAATCCTCTGAAAAGTGATTACACGGGAACTGTGGTGGAAAAAGGAACACGCTTCATTACCGTGGCGGTCGACAGACTTCCACCCTGGAAACTCAAAAACGTCAGAATAGATCTGTTTGCAAGTGACATCACCTTCAGAAGACAAATAGAGAATCTGAAGAGCCTTTCACCAGAGGGGAAAAAAGCGCTCGAGCTTCTCCTGAGGAAGAGGAAACCTGGAGAATCTCTGGAAGAGCCCTTCACACCATTTGATGAGGGTCTCAATGACAGTCAAAGAGAGGCAGTATCACTTGCCCTCGGCAGTTCCGATTTCTTCCTCATACACGGGCCATTTGGAACAGGAAAGACAAGAACTCTCGTGGAGTACATTAGGCAGGAAGTAGCACGTGGAAAAAAACTTCTTGTCACAGCGGAGAGCAACCTTGCGGTGGACAACCTGGTAGAAAGACTCTGGGGAAAAGTGTCGCTCGTGAGAATAGGTCATCCGTCGAGGGTGTCCGCACACCTGAAGGAATCCACCCTTGCACATCAGATCGAAACTCACGATGAGTACGCAAAGGTGAAAGAAATGAAAGAGGAACTCTCCAGGCTGATTGAAAAAAGAGACAGATTTACCAAACCATCGCCTCAGTGGAGGAGAGGACTGAGTGACGAAAAGATCCTGGAGTACGCCGAGAAGAACTGGAGCGTCAGGGGTGTTCCAAAAGAAAAGATGAAAGAAATGGCAGAGTGGATAAAGCTGAACGACAGGATACAGAAAACAAGAGAGCTCATCGAAGAAAAAGAGGAGATAATTGCGAACAGTATAGTGAGGAAAGCTCAGGTAGTGCTCTCCACCAACTCGTCTGCCGCTCTGGACATAGTGGCGGGCATCCTCTTCGATGTGGTAGTGGTCGATGAAGCGTCTCAAGCAACGATTCCGAGCATCTTGATTCCCATTTCCAAAGGGAAAAAGTTCGTTCTCGCTGGGGATCACAGACAGCTTCCTCCAACAGTACTATCGGAGGAGGCAAGGGACCTTTCTAGAACTCTTTTTGAAGAGCTCATAAAGAAGTATCCTGAGAAATCTCTTCTCCTCGACACTCAGTACCGCATGAACGAACTCCTGATGGAGTTCCCCAGCACCGAATTCTACGATAGAAAACTCAAGGCAGACGACAGTGTGAAAAACATCACCCTTCTTGACCTCAGTGTGGAACCACCGAGCTTTGGTAAGCTCTGGGACATGATACTCTCGCCTAAAAACGTACTCGTGTTTGTAGACACCAGAAGCAGACCGGACAGGTTCGAAAGACAAAGGAAAGACTCTCCATCGAGAGAAAACCCACTGGAAGCCAGGATAGTGAAAGAGATCGTGGAAAAGCTTCTTTCTATGGGAGTGAAGGAAGAGTGGATAGGAGTGATTACCCCCTACGATGACCAGGTGGACCTGATAAAGGACCTCGTCAAAGAGAAGGTGAAAGTCCACAGTGTGGATGGATTTCAGGGAAGAGAAAAAGAGGTGATCATCATATCTTTTGTAAGATCAAACGGGAGAGGAGAGATGGGTTTTCTTGAGGACTTGAGGAGGCTCAACGTTTCTCTCACGAGGGCAAAGAGAAAACTGGTGGCAATAGGAGATTCCAGTACACTCTCTGTTCATCCAACGTATAGAAGGTTTATAGAGTTTGTGAAGCAGAAGGGAACTTATGTGAGCATTTAAAATTTGAAACAGGAGAAGCCTGCTGACAGTACCAGAGCGTGTACCGGACTTCGTGCCCGGCTTTTTGTTTTTCGTTCCCATACCTCTCAGCAATGCTGTATAGATAGAAAGTGTAAGTGTGAATTCAGAGAGAGCGAAAGCAAGCCAGAAAAGTTCGGAAGTGGCATCCTCGATCGGTGAAAAATCGATGGCTGTGAAAATGATCTTATATCTAGAAGATCTTCCAGATGAAGACTTCGAGTCATGGTTCTTGATTGCAAACAAGGTGGAAGAGATAAAGGCGGCGTCGAAGAATGCGAACTGGTCGATTTTAAAGGGGAACGGAAAGTGTACTGGGAAATTCGGAGAACACAATGAAAACGGATACCTTCTTAAAGACTATCACAGTAGTAATAGCAATTCTTGTGGCCATTGGTGAATTGATCGAAGAAC
The genomic region above belongs to Thermotoga sp. and contains:
- a CDS encoding transglutaminase-like domain-containing protein; the protein is MEFLIYSLPEDVIREETLGNFSTALKLIDEFLKKDLPSLQRKRLIYEKERIERLLENYPFDEREALEKLKEMFKDFSEEEFRRLLKEGVLDYIVVDGKRRFERRFFHNLIFVKPEYKEKLKKKDEKGEKAREILHDRLERLIRGEKPKEYLVKARITLRLKKASSRNRVWLPFPKEGFQTKNVKLLRASHKEFYLAPNNVPQRTIYFEGNDTVYFVEFEYTVREWTSRINPETVEEPKRFKEFLKEEPPHIVFTPKLRWFTETVVGSEKNPYLKAKKIYDWITLNVRYSYVKPYALYENITDFVVDNLKGDCGFQALLFITMCRIAGIPARWQSGWYINPVFASPHDWALFYVEPYGWLPADLSFGGARREKEPFRRFYFGNLDGFRMVANDNFMKDFDPKPRYIRQDPTDNQVGEAEDEDGRLPFESSLEVLSFEEV
- a CDS encoding IGHMBP2 family helicase, with protein sequence MTVQQFVKKLIRLVELERNAEISAMLDEIKRLSGEEREKKGRAILGLTGKFVGEELGYFLVRFGRRKEIDTEIGVGDLVLISKGNPLKSDYTGTVVEKGTRFITVAVDRLPPWKLKNVRIDLFASDITFRRQIENLKSLSPEGKKALELLLRKRKPGESLEEPFTPFDEGLNDSQREAVSLALGSSDFFLIHGPFGTGKTRTLVEYIRQEVARGKKLLVTAESNLAVDNLVERLWGKVSLVRIGHPSRVSAHLKESTLAHQIETHDEYAKVKEMKEELSRLIEKRDRFTKPSPQWRRGLSDEKILEYAEKNWSVRGVPKEKMKEMAEWIKLNDRIQKTRELIEEKEEIIANSIVRKAQVVLSTNSSAALDIVAGILFDVVVVDEASQATIPSILIPISKGKKFVLAGDHRQLPPTVLSEEARDLSRTLFEELIKKYPEKSLLLDTQYRMNELLMEFPSTEFYDRKLKADDSVKNITLLDLSVEPPSFGKLWDMILSPKNVLVFVDTRSRPDRFERQRKDSPSRENPLEARIVKEIVEKLLSMGVKEEWIGVITPYDDQVDLIKDLVKEKVKVHSVDGFQGREKEVIIISFVRSNGRGEMGFLEDLRRLNVSLTRAKRKLVAIGDSSTLSVHPTYRRFIEFVKQKGTYVSI
- a CDS encoding transposase produces the protein MPEHVIRTYKVPVPRGLYPLCSELNKTAARIYNKTMSLVRKIKRKKNFWLSPNTAQKYILRWASSINIHTHSKQAMVQQYFQALYSYFKASKENPDLKPPYKKKNFMPFIWKETAIKLLPDGTLRLSLGSAQKPILIPTRLPANTKIRQVKLVYEDGKYYLHLGIEVKNKRKSNQAGIMSVDLGILRPITCFDGSEVISYHGGVLNSTIRYRNKKLAEFQRALSRCKKDSRRYRKLLKAKRRMLQRAGNKIRDILHKITSNFIGLCLQKEIGTIVIGDVTNIRENAKGNDNFNQKLHQWLYRKTIEMITYKAELFGIEVKMVSEAYTSKECPVCGSRNHPNGRNYRCGECGFSYHRDGVGAINIWRRYLGRKSQVVAVLAPARGVRFNPHLCGHGAVSAP
- a CDS encoding L-Ala-D/L-Glu epimerase; the protein is MSRVVDVKFTIRRYEYEKPFHITGSISSESKNVEVEITLESGIKGYGEASPSFRVNGERVEALLAVENVVKDMITGLDVRNYARIFEITDKFFAFPSLKAAIQFAVLDALAQELSTQVCYLLGGAKSEIETDKTVGIDSVEKRVEEAKKIFEEGFRVIKVKVGENLREDIEAMVEIAKVTKGAKYIVDANMGYSPKEALEFARKIYQAGVDVSVYEQPVRREDIDGLKFVRFHSPFPVAADESARTKFDVMRLVKEEAVDYVNIKLMKSGISDALSIVKIAEAAGLKLMIGCMGESSLGINQSVHFALGTGAFDFHDLDSHLMLKEKEFRGRFIQDGPRMRVRGE
- a CDS encoding cyclase family protein; translated protein: MFIELSYPIEEKMIKYPDNPPTYFEPTDRIEQGDIVNTTMIHHFSHTGTHVDAPFHFCKDGWTLDEVPLEYFVFDHPVLVSKEKAPTELFTIEDLKGVDLNGADLLMFRSGFSRLRKEDPATYRFSFPGISPELAKFLREEVPSLKAIMLDFLSADPLVAGAKEGYLAHKWLLSKEFSRKRPIIIFEDVNLEPIVGKKIKRVIALPVRFKGLDGGPVSVLAEVK